In a genomic window of Oncorhynchus kisutch isolate 150728-3 linkage group LG9, Okis_V2, whole genome shotgun sequence:
- the LOC109896740 gene encoding ADP-ribosylation factor-like protein 1, which yields MGGWFSSLFSGLFGTREMRILILGLDGAGKTTILYRLQVGEVVTTIPTIGFNVETVTYKNLKFQVWDLGGQTSIRPYWRCYYSNTDAVIYVVDSSDRDRMGISKSELVAMLEEEELKKAILVVFANKQDMEQAMTPAEVANSLGLPALKDRKWQIFKTSATKGTGLDEAMEWLVEALKNRQ from the exons ATGG GTGGGTGGTTTTCCAGTCTCTTCTCTGGCCTGTTTGGCACCAGAGAGATGAGGATCCTGATCCTGGGGTTGGACGGAGCCGGTAAAACGACCATCCTGTACCGCCTGCAGGTCGGAGAGGTGGTCACCACCATTCCAA CAATCGGCTTCAATGTGGAGACTGTGACGTACAAAAACCTGAAGTTCCAGGTGTGGGATCTTGGTGGACAGACGAGTATTAG GCCATACTGGCGTTGTTACTACTCCAACACGGATGCTGTCATCTACGTGGtggacagcagtgacagagacagaatggGCATCTCTAAGTCTGAGCTTGTCGCCATGCTGGAG GAAGAGGAGTTGAAGAAAGCCATCCTGGTGGTGTTTGCTAACAAGCAGGACATGGAGCAGGCCATGACCCCGGCTGAGGTGGCCAACTCCCTGGGCCTCCCCGCCCTCAAAGACCGGAAGTGGCAGATCTTCAAGACCTCCGCCACCAAGGGCACAGGCCTGGACGAGGCCATGGAGTG GCTGGTAGAAGCCCTGAAGAACAGGCAGTAA